The proteins below come from a single Desulfonatronovibrio hydrogenovorans DSM 9292 genomic window:
- a CDS encoding ABC transporter permease, producing MTITRPNFRNSLHLLPALTLLSVPVVLGLLSLAPNIDPYTQNLMNRLAGPGMSHPLGTDQFGRCLLARIAHGTYLSLGAAVLISLGSALMGAVLGMVAGYKKGFIDAAISRLVDTTLAFPGILLALMITGLTSGGIMVLAMALIITTWPDYCRVARSVTRTCSSAPYIQAGIILGFPTWFILYRYILPQVARPVLPLVSLGIGKSLLALSSLGFLGIGVRPPIPEWGAMISDGLPYLRTAPHLSLIPSALVFITVFSCLILSGKMKLKNY from the coding sequence ATGACTATTACCCGTCCAAATTTCAGGAACAGCCTGCACCTGCTCCCGGCCCTGACCCTCTTGTCCGTACCTGTTGTCCTGGGCCTGTTATCCCTTGCCCCAAACATTGATCCCTACACTCAGAACCTTATGAACAGGCTGGCTGGACCAGGAATGTCGCATCCCCTGGGAACCGACCAGTTCGGACGCTGTCTTCTGGCCAGGATAGCTCACGGTACTTATCTCTCCCTAGGGGCAGCTGTGCTCATATCCTTAGGCTCAGCTCTTATGGGTGCAGTTCTGGGCATGGTAGCCGGATACAAAAAAGGCTTTATTGATGCAGCCATCAGCCGGCTTGTAGACACCACCCTGGCCTTTCCAGGCATTCTTCTGGCCCTGATGATCACCGGGCTGACCAGTGGGGGTATCATGGTTCTGGCCATGGCCCTGATCATCACCACCTGGCCGGACTACTGCAGGGTAGCCCGGTCTGTTACCAGGACCTGCTCTTCAGCACCGTACATCCAGGCAGGAATCATCTTGGGCTTTCCAACATGGTTTATACTGTACCGCTACATCCTGCCCCAGGTTGCCAGACCAGTCCTTCCTCTGGTATCTCTGGGCATCGGTAAATCCCTGCTGGCCTTGTCTTCCCTGGGTTTTCTGGGCATTGGCGTGAGGCCACCCATACCTGAGTGGGGGGCCATGATTTCCGACGGCCTGCCATATCTTAGGACAGCGCCTCATCTCTCCCTGATACCCTCGGCTCTTGTCTTTATAACGGTTTTCAGCTGCCTCATACTATCTGGCAAGATGAAGCTTAAAAACTATTGA
- a CDS encoding ATP-binding cassette domain-containing protein produces MLIIENLNICAKNSPDNLLVNEVSLFLPEKNVYNLVGETGSGKSLLALAVAGLLSEDLQAQGRITINGLSSRPARNEQAQASTFLVPQEPGIALNPTLKVKSQVAEIFRWPRAKPRKQSMARAASILVRLGLSGTAVNSYPHELSGGMKQRCAIAMALASPAPLIIVDEPTKGLDAHLKDQVVDLLKKLVKNGKTLLCITHDFTVAGLLGGQTGVMLQGKIIEQGVTEQVLHKPEAKYTRDLIRALPENGLCAPL; encoded by the coding sequence ATGCTGATTATTGAGAACCTGAACATCTGCGCAAAAAACAGTCCGGACAACCTGCTGGTTAATGAAGTCAGCCTGTTCCTGCCGGAAAAGAACGTTTACAACCTGGTAGGAGAGACCGGCAGCGGCAAGTCTCTGCTGGCCCTGGCCGTAGCTGGACTGCTTTCTGAAGATCTCCAGGCCCAGGGCCGGATAACCATCAATGGACTGTCCTCCAGACCTGCCAGGAATGAACAGGCCCAGGCCAGTACCTTCCTGGTTCCTCAGGAACCGGGCATTGCCCTGAATCCGACCCTGAAAGTCAAATCACAGGTTGCTGAAATATTCAGATGGCCCCGGGCAAAGCCCAGAAAACAGTCCATGGCCAGGGCAGCCAGCATCCTGGTTCGTCTGGGACTCTCCGGGACTGCTGTGAACAGTTATCCCCATGAGCTTTCAGGAGGGATGAAACAGAGATGTGCCATAGCCATGGCCCTGGCCTCCCCAGCCCCGTTGATCATTGTGGACGAGCCCACCAAAGGCCTGGATGCACATCTGAAAGACCAGGTGGTGGATCTGCTGAAAAAGCTGGTAAAAAACGGCAAGACCCTTTTGTGTATCACCCACGACTTTACAGTGGCCGGACTTCTTGGGGGCCAAACAGGGGTGATGCTCCAGGGCAAAATCATTGAGCAGGGGGTCACAGAGCAGGTCCTGCATAAACCTGAAGCCAAGTATACCAGGGACCTGATCAGGGCTCTTCCGGAAAACGGCCTGTGTGCTCCCTTATAG
- a CDS encoding ATP-binding cassette domain-containing protein yields the protein MLPYSQMNRTSIPSPAIVELKAVHKSFTRGLFQKQVHRVLGPVELAVHPGRVVGLFGPSGSGKSTLGNIILNLTRPDSGQVFWNGHDLNDLSLTQKNGLRPRFQKIFQDPALTFAPFQSLDRSFQDVIRFLYPDSQEQARSKLASLMQSMNLGMELLTRTPDKVSGGEIQRLALIRCLLADPLFLVADEPTSRLDPLVQAQVARTIQAQGPDKGMGVLFISHDFALLKALCHEVFKLENGILSRMWLRE from the coding sequence GTGCTCCCTTATAGTCAAATGAACAGGACATCTATTCCGTCTCCAGCCATTGTTGAACTGAAGGCAGTGCACAAATCCTTTACCAGGGGTCTGTTCCAAAAACAGGTGCACAGAGTTTTAGGTCCAGTAGAGCTTGCAGTGCACCCAGGCCGGGTTGTAGGTCTTTTCGGGCCCTCAGGCTCGGGCAAGTCAACCCTTGGCAACATTATCCTCAACCTGACCCGGCCCGACTCCGGTCAGGTCTTCTGGAACGGGCATGACCTGAACGACTTGTCTCTAACTCAAAAGAATGGTCTGCGCCCCAGATTTCAAAAAATTTTCCAGGACCCAGCCCTGACCTTTGCCCCTTTTCAAAGTCTGGACAGGTCTTTCCAGGATGTAATCCGTTTTTTGTACCCGGACAGCCAAGAACAGGCCCGGAGCAAACTGGCCTCTCTGATGCAGAGTATGAATCTGGGCATGGAGCTACTTACGCGCACTCCGGACAAAGTCTCAGGGGGGGAGATTCAGAGGCTGGCCTTGATCAGGTGCCTGCTGGCAGATCCTTTATTTCTGGTGGCGGATGAACCAACTTCAAGACTGGACCCTCTGGTCCAGGCCCAGGTGGCCCGGACCATTCAGGCCCAGGGCCCTGACAAAGGAATGGGAGTGCTGTTCATCAGCCATGACTTTGCACTGCTCAAAGCCCTGTGCCATGAAGTGTTTAAACTGGAGAATGGAATTCTCAGCCGCATGTGGCTGAGAGAATAA
- a CDS encoding class I SAM-dependent methyltransferase, giving the protein MKDLSVCRHISSYWNWRAVSFDSTSCRHEPWVDIYSRVLSLPAGSKVLDAGTGTGFLALGLAGQGFKVTGIDISSRMLDIASKKAARMGLEVKFMQAGADDPPFAPGTMDAIVTRNLIWTLKDPWTTLRNWSILLRPGGRLVISDGMWRPVTLLQRVSSFMLEGIQKITGKGASHPEKFKQMYKKVDPDLPFGAGLYASQASELLVDCGFSSIVSHEHEFDENPYTANGKCFPGYGRFFILSATCG; this is encoded by the coding sequence ATGAAGGATTTGTCAGTTTGCAGACATATATCCAGTTACTGGAACTGGAGGGCGGTAAGCTTTGACTCCACTTCCTGCAGACATGAACCCTGGGTTGACATATATTCCAGGGTCTTGTCCCTGCCGGCCGGATCTAAGGTGCTGGATGCGGGCACAGGAACGGGATTCCTGGCCCTGGGTCTGGCTGGTCAGGGATTCAAGGTCACTGGAATTGATATCTCTTCCAGGATGCTGGACATTGCATCAAAAAAGGCCGCCAGGATGGGCCTGGAGGTGAAGTTTATGCAGGCCGGGGCAGATGACCCCCCTTTTGCCCCGGGAACCATGGACGCCATAGTTACCAGGAATCTGATCTGGACCCTCAAGGATCCCTGGACTACCCTCAGGAACTGGTCCATTCTGCTCAGACCCGGCGGAAGGCTGGTGATATCCGATGGAATGTGGAGACCGGTCACTCTTCTCCAGAGGGTGAGTAGCTTCATGCTGGAAGGTATCCAGAAAATTACCGGAAAAGGTGCTTCTCATCCGGAAAAATTCAAGCAGATGTATAAAAAAGTCGACCCTGATCTGCCCTTTGGGGCGGGTCTTTATGCCAGTCAGGCCAGCGAGCTTCTTGTTGATTGCGGGTTCAGCTCCATCGTCAGCCATGAGCATGAGTTTGATGAAAATCCATACACGGCTAATGGAAAATGTTTTCCAGGCTATGGCCGGTTCTTTATTCTCTCAGCCACATGCGGCTGA
- a CDS encoding MarR family winged helix-turn-helix transcriptional regulator: MEQVEELTKLLVEFYEKFSSWEHEVVRGEPLTLSQMHTVEILNSQGALKMKELAEKMGVTTGSLTVLVDRLEKAGLVERRPHETDRRSIRVLLTDKGRAHADEHHKLHSRLTQELTADMSREDMTALAECLRRMLANF; the protein is encoded by the coding sequence ATGGAACAGGTTGAAGAGCTGACCAAATTACTGGTTGAGTTTTATGAAAAATTTTCTTCCTGGGAGCACGAAGTGGTCAGGGGTGAGCCCCTGACCCTGTCCCAGATGCATACTGTTGAGATTCTCAACTCCCAGGGAGCCCTTAAAATGAAGGAGCTGGCCGAGAAAATGGGAGTAACCACCGGATCGCTGACTGTACTGGTGGATCGGCTGGAAAAGGCCGGTCTGGTGGAGCGCCGTCCCCATGAAACCGATCGGCGTTCCATAAGGGTCCTGCTCACGGACAAGGGCCGGGCTCATGCTGACGAGCACCACAAGCTGCACAGCCGCCTGACCCAGGAGCTGACAGCAGACATGAGCAGGGAAGACATGACTGCCCTGGCTGAATGTCTCAGAAGGATGCTGGCCAATTTTTGA
- a CDS encoding heavy metal translocating P-type ATPase: MIGRFSNLGVYQELLTTRKFYVTLSGGLAALAGYLWQGQGWTPELVSILLVLASVGVNGFPIIIGAVKGLLKRQVNVDELVSLAIVACLVQGEYLTAAVVAFIMTLGALVEEVTSDCARRSIHRLAAVTPQEATLVQGEKEVRVAVDKLRPGDQLLVKPGERIPVDARIIQGKTMVDESAITGESVPGMKQEGDQVMAGTLNHNGVVVIEALKVGRDTMLGRIIRLVERAEAHKPRATRFIDRYAGWFTPLILTIAGLTWFFSGEISRAVAVLIAGCPCALIMAAPTATVAAVGRLASSGVLVKAGVYLEELAASDVILFDKTGTLTRGEPRVSQVALGKKYSRDDILGLAACVEKDCTHPLARAVVKAAHYAGVRVQKAREVLSEIGLGIRAVLLDNRLVEVGSPYMNGGTAALPPLFQEKISLIRDSGATPLVVYLDKDAVGLISVRDELRPGIRGVISDLERLGMGRTGILSGDHEKAVATIARDSGIKSFWWELKPDRKLGIIEDFQNKGHKVTFVGDGINDAPALAKADIGIAMGEKGTDVALETADIALVRDDLSTLPVIVSMGRRMVRLIKINVFLGVGFNFLAVWGSAAGFLSPIQAAVFHNIGSVIVVLSSASLAFARFKRSSHGTG; encoded by the coding sequence ATGATCGGCCGTTTTTCCAATCTTGGGGTTTACCAGGAGCTGCTCACCACCAGAAAGTTTTATGTGACCCTGTCTGGAGGCCTGGCTGCTCTGGCCGGTTATCTATGGCAGGGACAGGGCTGGACTCCGGAACTGGTGTCCATCCTTCTTGTGCTGGCCTCTGTTGGTGTCAACGGATTTCCCATCATCATCGGGGCTGTTAAGGGGCTTTTAAAAAGACAGGTCAATGTGGATGAGCTGGTCAGCCTGGCCATTGTGGCCTGTCTGGTCCAAGGGGAGTACCTGACTGCAGCGGTGGTGGCCTTTATCATGACTTTGGGGGCGCTGGTGGAGGAAGTGACCAGTGATTGTGCCCGCAGATCCATACATCGGCTGGCTGCAGTCACTCCTCAGGAGGCCACTCTTGTCCAGGGTGAAAAAGAAGTCAGAGTGGCTGTGGACAAGCTCAGGCCAGGGGATCAGCTGCTGGTCAAACCCGGTGAAAGGATTCCGGTGGACGCCAGGATCATTCAGGGTAAGACCATGGTGGACGAGTCAGCCATTACCGGTGAATCTGTGCCCGGTATGAAGCAGGAGGGTGATCAGGTCATGGCCGGAACCCTCAATCATAATGGGGTGGTTGTGATTGAAGCCCTGAAAGTAGGCCGGGACACCATGCTGGGCAGGATAATCAGGCTGGTGGAAAGGGCTGAAGCCCATAAGCCCAGGGCCACCCGGTTCATTGACCGGTACGCAGGCTGGTTTACCCCTCTGATCCTGACCATTGCCGGTTTAACCTGGTTTTTTTCCGGTGAAATAAGCAGGGCTGTGGCTGTTCTTATTGCAGGCTGTCCCTGTGCCCTGATCATGGCTGCTCCTACTGCCACTGTGGCTGCTGTAGGTCGGCTGGCCAGCTCCGGGGTCCTGGTCAAGGCCGGAGTATATCTGGAAGAGCTGGCTGCTTCTGATGTGATCCTGTTTGACAAGACCGGGACTCTGACCAGGGGAGAGCCAAGAGTCAGTCAGGTGGCTCTGGGAAAAAAGTATTCCAGGGATGATATCCTGGGGTTGGCGGCCTGCGTGGAAAAGGACTGCACCCATCCTTTGGCCAGGGCAGTGGTCAAGGCAGCCCACTATGCCGGGGTAAGGGTCCAGAAGGCCAGGGAAGTCCTTTCGGAAATCGGCCTGGGCATCAGGGCTGTTCTTTTGGACAACAGACTGGTGGAGGTTGGCAGCCCGTACATGAATGGCGGTACAGCTGCCCTGCCTCCTCTTTTTCAGGAAAAGATCAGTCTGATCCGGGACTCCGGAGCCACACCCCTGGTGGTCTACCTGGACAAGGATGCTGTAGGCCTGATCAGTGTCCGGGATGAACTGCGGCCCGGCATCAGAGGGGTGATCAGCGACCTTGAAAGGCTGGGCATGGGCCGGACAGGTATCCTGTCCGGGGATCATGAAAAGGCAGTGGCCACCATTGCCAGAGACTCAGGCATCAAGAGCTTCTGGTGGGAGCTCAAACCGGACCGGAAGCTGGGCATTATTGAAGATTTTCAGAATAAAGGGCATAAAGTGACTTTTGTGGGGGACGGAATCAATGATGCCCCTGCTCTGGCCAAGGCTGACATTGGCATTGCCATGGGCGAAAAAGGGACCGACGTGGCCCTGGAAACTGCTGACATTGCCCTGGTCAGGGATGACCTGTCCACTCTGCCCGTTATTGTATCCATGGGCAGGAGGATGGTCAGGCTGATCAAGATCAATGTCTTTCTGGGGGTGGGCTTCAATTTCCTGGCTGTCTGGGGAAGCGCAGCCGGTTTTCTTAGTCCTATCCAGGCTGCAGTTTTTCACAACATTGGCTCGGTTATCGTAGTCCTGTCATCGGCCAGCCTGGCTTTTGCACGTTTCAAAAGGAGCAGTCATGGAACAGGTTGA
- a CDS encoding cysteine hydrolase family protein codes for MKNTALLLIDMQNEASFNIKEMDQALDNAALVLSSCRKAGIPVLYSRHTHRPDGLDASLDEPIPEKGNIAYCQGTSAVEIDDRVRPRPGEPVIDKHRWSSFFATELDLLLRAMDIRNLVVGGFVTDGCVLNTVYDAFFRDYRITLVKDMMAASSLTAHACSIINMANWVYGITILKADETVKMVSGRDYRAWHWKEPDQFHPEPEEIMEVYASLE; via the coding sequence ATGAAAAACACTGCCCTGTTGCTCATTGACATGCAAAATGAAGCATCATTCAACATCAAAGAAATGGATCAGGCCCTGGACAATGCCGCTCTTGTTTTGTCCTCCTGCCGGAAAGCGGGCATACCTGTGCTCTATTCCCGCCATACCCACAGACCGGACGGCCTGGATGCATCACTGGATGAGCCAATCCCGGAAAAGGGTAATATCGCCTATTGCCAGGGCACTTCAGCTGTGGAAATTGATGACCGGGTCCGCCCCCGGCCTGGTGAGCCTGTCATTGATAAACACCGCTGGAGCAGCTTTTTTGCCACTGAACTGGATCTGCTTCTGCGTGCCATGGACATAAGGAATCTGGTGGTGGGGGGATTCGTCACTGACGGATGCGTTCTAAACACTGTGTATGACGCCTTTTTCAGGGACTACCGGATAACCCTGGTCAAAGACATGATGGCCGCCTCCAGTCTGACAGCCCACGCCTGCAGCATCATCAATATGGCCAACTGGGTCTACGGAATCACCATTCTCAAAGCCGATGAAACTGTAAAAATGGTCAGCGGCCGGGATTACCGGGCATGGCACTGGAAGGAACCGGACCAGTTCCATCCAGAACCAGAAGAAATCATGGAAGTTTACGCCAGCCTGGAATGA
- a CDS encoding M48 family metallopeptidase, translating to MEKTVVITVLMLIFGKLCWESFLSWLNMQEARRRQKAPPLEILEVMDQKTYQKSVDYSLAKERLGLFNGVYEVLVLILILFSGVLPWLYSLFSGPGSEISILREAAFMIAALILISLPGVPLEYYNRFNLEERFGFNRSTVRLWVTDKFKGLVISLVLGMPVLCLIIFLVMNLGDLWWLWAFLALFIFQLIMMVLYPMIILPWFNKLTPLPQGELRQRLMNLADRTGFKARTIQVMDGSKRSGHSNAFFTGFGRFRRIVLFDTLIDQMKEDELEAVLAHEIGHYKKGHVPRMLAVSALMSLAGLWILAWLVSVPWFIQAFGFDHELSGPGPGLLLFGLLFGAVSFWLSPALAQLSRKHEYESDRFAARHVGPDPMVRALRKLSRENLSNLTPHPLYSGFYYSHPTLFERERAIAGQ from the coding sequence ATGGAGAAGACAGTAGTAATCACGGTTTTGATGCTGATATTTGGCAAGCTTTGCTGGGAGAGTTTTCTGTCCTGGCTGAACATGCAGGAAGCAAGGCGCAGACAAAAGGCTCCACCATTGGAAATTCTGGAGGTCATGGATCAAAAGACCTATCAAAAGTCAGTGGATTATTCTCTGGCCAAGGAGAGGCTGGGACTTTTTAATGGAGTGTATGAAGTCCTGGTCCTGATTCTGATCCTTTTTTCCGGGGTTCTGCCTTGGCTGTATTCCCTGTTCAGCGGACCGGGATCGGAAATATCAATCCTCAGGGAAGCAGCCTTCATGATCGCTGCCCTGATCCTTATCTCCCTGCCTGGAGTTCCCCTTGAGTACTATAACCGGTTTAACCTGGAAGAACGCTTTGGATTCAACAGGAGCACTGTCAGGCTGTGGGTCACAGACAAGTTCAAGGGGCTTGTCATCAGTCTGGTTCTGGGGATGCCGGTGCTTTGTCTGATCATCTTTCTGGTCATGAACCTGGGCGATTTATGGTGGCTGTGGGCCTTTCTGGCCCTGTTCATCTTTCAGTTGATCATGATGGTTCTCTATCCCATGATCATCCTGCCCTGGTTCAACAAACTCACCCCTCTGCCCCAGGGAGAATTGAGGCAGAGACTGATGAACCTGGCCGACAGGACCGGGTTCAAGGCCCGGACCATCCAGGTCATGGACGGAAGCAAGAGGTCCGGCCATTCCAATGCTTTTTTTACCGGTTTTGGCAGGTTCAGGCGGATCGTCCTTTTTGACACCCTGATCGATCAGATGAAGGAAGATGAACTGGAGGCTGTGCTGGCCCATGAGATAGGCCACTATAAAAAGGGTCATGTCCCCAGGATGCTGGCTGTATCGGCCCTGATGAGTCTGGCAGGGCTCTGGATCCTGGCCTGGCTTGTAAGTGTGCCCTGGTTCATTCAGGCCTTTGGGTTTGATCATGAACTGAGTGGGCCCGGCCCCGGCCTGTTGCTGTTCGGTCTTTTGTTCGGGGCAGTTTCCTTCTGGCTCTCTCCTGCCCTGGCCCAGCTGTCCAGGAAACACGAATACGAGTCAGACAGATTTGCGGCCCGGCACGTTGGGCCTGATCCCATGGTCAGAGCCCTGAGGAAGCTGAGCCGGGAGAATCTGTCCAATCTGACCCCGCACCCCCTGTACAGCGGGTTTTATTATTCCCATCCGACTCTGTTTGAAAGGGAAAGGGCCATTGCCGGGCAGTGA
- a CDS encoding YgiQ family radical SAM protein translates to MSGKKYLSMTRDEFLVRGISRPDVILVSGDAYIDSAFSGVAVIGRVLEGAGYSVGIIAQPDTSGPQDITALGQPRLFWGVSAGCVDSEVANFTALGKPRRQCDFTPGGKNDQRPDRACIVYANLIRRYFKDTVPIVLGGIEASLRRVAHYDQRTNRVRRSILLDSKADILVYGMGEKPVLEIASRLSSDQGLESIPGTCVMSDLAPDDYLVLPGYEAVQHDPEAFGRMFRIFYRNSLGPAGQGMVQKYGPRYLVHHPQPQLLTRKELDRIHELPFVNDVHPLCRAKGEVRAVETIRESITTHRGCFGECSFCAIAVHQGRSVISRSLDSIVREAQAMAGEPGFSGIIRDVGGPTANMYGSGCDRLLRGDPCSDRQCIGFKGVCSRLGQGHHKQKRLLARLKALPGVKRVNIASGIRHDLVLADTRHGPAYLEQVIRHHVAGQMKIAPEHCSDGILKLMNKPPADKAEAFAGLYRKLARRFRKNIFLSCYVMAAHPGCTLKEMQVFSRFAQTNLRFVPEQVQIFTPTPATRSTVMYYTGADPLTGQKVWTEKGLTGKQRQKEAIKKSIPGRSVPGRDKKKRSRAFGKSGKGRNKKD, encoded by the coding sequence ATGTCTGGAAAAAAATATTTGTCAATGACCCGGGATGAGTTTCTGGTCCGGGGAATAAGCCGTCCAGACGTAATCCTGGTCAGCGGGGATGCATATATTGATTCAGCTTTTTCCGGAGTGGCCGTCATTGGCCGGGTCCTGGAAGGAGCAGGATACAGCGTGGGAATTATTGCCCAGCCAGACACCTCAGGTCCCCAGGACATAACCGCCCTGGGTCAGCCCAGGCTTTTCTGGGGGGTCAGTGCAGGCTGTGTTGATTCGGAAGTGGCCAATTTCACGGCCCTGGGCAAGCCCCGCAGGCAGTGCGACTTTACTCCAGGCGGCAAAAATGACCAAAGGCCGGATCGGGCCTGCATTGTCTACGCAAATCTGATCCGCAGGTATTTCAAGGATACGGTGCCCATTGTGTTGGGAGGAATTGAAGCCAGCCTGCGCAGAGTAGCCCACTATGATCAGCGGACCAACCGGGTGCGCAGGAGTATCCTTCTGGACTCCAAGGCTGACATCCTGGTTTACGGCATGGGTGAAAAGCCGGTTCTGGAAATTGCTTCCAGGCTTTCCAGTGACCAGGGGTTGGAAAGTATTCCTGGAACATGTGTTATGTCGGACCTGGCCCCGGATGACTACCTTGTTCTGCCGGGCTATGAAGCAGTCCAGCATGATCCTGAAGCCTTTGGGCGGATGTTCCGGATATTTTACAGAAACAGTCTTGGACCTGCTGGGCAGGGAATGGTCCAGAAATACGGACCCAGGTACCTTGTCCATCACCCCCAGCCCCAACTGCTGACCAGAAAGGAGCTGGACCGGATTCATGAGCTGCCCTTTGTTAATGATGTCCATCCGTTATGCAGAGCTAAAGGTGAAGTCAGGGCAGTGGAAACCATAAGGGAATCCATCACTACCCACCGGGGATGTTTTGGGGAGTGTTCGTTTTGCGCCATTGCAGTCCACCAGGGACGGAGCGTGATCAGCCGCAGTCTGGACAGCATAGTGCGGGAAGCTCAAGCCATGGCAGGAGAACCTGGTTTCAGCGGAATCATCAGGGATGTGGGCGGTCCCACAGCCAACATGTACGGATCAGGATGTGACCGTTTGCTGCGTGGTGATCCCTGCTCAGACAGACAGTGCATCGGTTTTAAGGGGGTCTGCTCCAGGCTTGGTCAAGGGCATCACAAACAGAAACGTCTCCTGGCCAGGCTTAAGGCCCTGCCCGGGGTGAAAAGGGTAAATATTGCTTCCGGGATCCGCCATGATCTGGTCCTGGCCGATACCAGACATGGTCCGGCCTATCTGGAGCAGGTGATCAGACATCATGTGGCCGGCCAGATGAAGATTGCTCCGGAACACTGCTCTGACGGCATTTTGAAGCTCATGAACAAGCCTCCAGCTGACAAGGCCGAGGCCTTTGCCGGTCTTTACAGAAAACTGGCCCGAAGATTCAGGAAAAATATTTTTCTTTCCTGCTATGTGATGGCGGCTCATCCCGGCTGCACTCTGAAGGAGATGCAGGTCTTCAGCCGGTTTGCCCAAACGAACCTCAGGTTTGTTCCGGAGCAGGTCCAGATATTTACGCCCACCCCTGCCACCAGGTCCACGGTCATGTATTACACCGGGGCTGACCCCCTGACCGGTCAAAAAGTCTGGACGGAAAAAGGGCTGACAGGAAAGCAGCGCCAGAAAGAGGCGATTAAAAAGAGTATACCCGGCAGGTCGGTCCCTGGGAGGGATAAGAAAAAAAGGTCCAGGGCTTTTGGAAAATCTGGAAAAGGCAGAAATAAAAAGGACTGA
- a CDS encoding DUF21 domain-containing protein codes for MTTLTWIGIAVCISQSAMLSGLNLACFTISKLQLEMEASKNNGHALKVLSLRQDSNFLLVTILWSNVGVNVLLALLSGSVLTGVLAFFFSTVVITIFGEIMPQAYFSRNALKMGALLSPVLRVYQVILYPVAKPTALILDRWLGPEAITYFKEHDLRQLIEMHMKSSESEIDRVEGKGSLNFLALDDLPVAAEGEAIDPQSIIRIEFNGNKPVFPEITSDLENDFLTRVQASGKKWIILTDQDGEPRLTLNSDKFLRDALFNPDKSSPSRHCHRPIIVKNGLMSLGQVIPRLKVNPERADDDVIDQDIILYWGEEKHVITGSDILGRLLRGIVRTAPVSGMK; via the coding sequence ATGACCACACTGACCTGGATTGGCATTGCAGTCTGCATATCACAATCAGCAATGCTCTCTGGACTGAACCTGGCCTGTTTCACCATCAGCAAGCTTCAGCTGGAGATGGAGGCCTCCAAAAACAATGGGCACGCCCTCAAGGTCCTGTCCCTCAGACAGGATTCAAATTTTCTCCTGGTCACCATCCTCTGGTCCAACGTAGGTGTCAACGTTTTACTGGCTCTCCTGTCCGGTTCGGTCCTGACCGGGGTCCTGGCCTTTTTCTTTTCCACTGTGGTCATCACCATCTTCGGAGAGATAATGCCTCAGGCCTACTTTTCCCGAAACGCCCTTAAAATGGGAGCCCTGCTCTCACCTGTGCTCAGGGTATATCAGGTGATCCTTTATCCTGTTGCCAAACCCACAGCCCTGATCCTGGATCGCTGGCTGGGCCCTGAAGCCATCACCTATTTCAAGGAACACGATTTGCGTCAGCTCATTGAAATGCACATGAAATCCTCTGAAAGCGAAATCGACCGGGTCGAAGGCAAGGGCAGCCTCAACTTTCTGGCTTTGGACGACCTGCCGGTGGCTGCCGAAGGTGAGGCCATAGATCCTCAAAGTATAATCAGGATTGAATTTAACGGCAATAAACCGGTATTCCCGGAAATCACTTCTGATCTTGAAAACGACTTCCTGACCAGGGTCCAGGCTTCTGGGAAAAAATGGATCATTCTGACCGACCAGGACGGTGAACCGCGACTGACCCTGAATTCTGACAAGTTTCTCCGTGACGCACTTTTTAATCCGGACAAATCCAGCCCTTCAAGACATTGTCACCGACCCATAATCGTGAAAAACGGCCTCATGAGTTTGGGCCAGGTTATCCCTCGCCTCAAGGTCAATCCGGAAAGGGCGGACGACGATGTCATCGACCAGGACATCATTTTGTACTGGGGGGAAGAAAAGCACGTTATCACCGGCTCGGATATCCTGGGTCGGCTTTTGCGGGGAATTGTCCGAACCGCCCCTGTCTCAGGAATGAAATAA